TCGCCAATGCATATACCTCCAACCATGAGGCGCTGAGCGACCCGGCCACCGGCTCCCTCCAAGCGGTCGCCCTGCACGCGATCGACGCGGTGGGGCTCGTCCATGCCATCCTGCTGCGGATCCAGACGATCCTGCTGCCCTTCAAGGCCCTGGTGCTCTCCGGCCACTGACGTCCCTGGCGGGGGCGGGCCATGCGGCGGGCGCGGTTGTCTTGGGCGGGGGCTGGTGGCAGATGATCCGGGCTCCAGGCGGGTATTCAGGTTAGGCAGGGATCGAGATGGACCGGATTCGCATCCGCGGCGGCGTGAAGCTGAACGGCACCGTGCCGGTCTCGGGCGCCAAGAACGCGACCCTGCCCCTGATGGCAGCCGGCCTGCTCTGCGACGGCCCGCTGACCCTGACCAATGCGCCCGACCTCGCCGACATCGCGACCATGCGCGCCCTGCTGGTCCAGCACGGGCTTGAGGTCGCGCATGACAGGCAGGCGCGGACGCTGACCATCAGCGGTGCGGCCACCAACCTGGAGGCGCCCTACGACATCGTCCGCAAGATGCGCGCCTCCGTCCTCGTGCTCGGCCCGTTGCTCGCGCGCTACGGCCAGGCGCGCGTCTCCCTGCCCGGCGGCTGCGCCATCGGCACCCGCCCGGTGGACCTGCACATCAAGGGGCTGGAGCAGCTCGGCGCCGAGATCGAGATCAATGCCGGCTACATCGAGGCGCGCGCGCCTCGCGGCAAGCTGCGCGGGGCCAAGATCATCTTCCCCCAGGTCAGCGTGGGTGCGACCGAGAACCTGCTGATGGCCGCCTGCCTCGCCGAGGGCGAGACCGAACTGGTCAACGCCGCGCGCGAGCCCGAGATCAGCGACCTCGCCATGTGCCTGATGCGCATGGGCGCGCGCATCGAGGGCATCGGCACCGGCACGCTGCGGATCGAGGGCGGCGCCACGCTGATGCCGGCCACCCACCCCATCGTGCCCGACCGCATCGAGGCCGGCACCTATGCCTGCGCGGCGGCCATCACCGGCGGCACGCTGCACCTGCAAGGTGCGAAAATGGAGCATCTGGGCGCCGTCGCCCGCGTGCTGCGCGATGCCGGCGTGGATGTGGCGGAGACGCATACCGGTCTCACCGTCAGCCGCCTCAATGGCCTGCGCGGCGTGGATGTGGTGACCGAGCCGTTCCCGGGCTTCGCCACCGACATGCAGGCCCAGTTCATGGCGCTGATGTGCGTGGCCGAAGGGGCCGCCATGATCACCGAGACCATCTTCGAGAACCGCTTCATGCACGTGCCCGAGCTGATGCGCATGGGGGCCCGCATCAATTTCCACGGCACCTCCGCCATCGTGCGCGGCGTGCCGAAGCTGGCCGGCGCGCCCGTGATGGCGACCGATCTGCGCGCCTCGGTCAGCCTCATCCTGGCGGGCCTCGCCGCCGAGGGGGAGACCATCGTGAACCGCGTCTATCACCTCGACCGCGGCTATGAGCATGTCGAGCAGAAGCTCGCAGCCGTCGGCGCCGACATCGCGCGGCTGCCGGCGTGATGGACATGCCCATGCCGCTCACCGCGACCGAGGCCGGCACCGGCCTGATCCTCGCACTGCCCAAGGGCCGTATCCTGAAGGAGCTGCGCCCCGTCCTGGCGCGCGCCGGCATCGTGCCGGCGGAGGATTTCCTCGACGAGGACAGCCG
This region of Sediminicoccus rosea genomic DNA includes:
- the murA gene encoding UDP-N-acetylglucosamine 1-carboxyvinyltransferase, yielding MDRIRIRGGVKLNGTVPVSGAKNATLPLMAAGLLCDGPLTLTNAPDLADIATMRALLVQHGLEVAHDRQARTLTISGAATNLEAPYDIVRKMRASVLVLGPLLARYGQARVSLPGGCAIGTRPVDLHIKGLEQLGAEIEINAGYIEARAPRGKLRGAKIIFPQVSVGATENLLMAACLAEGETELVNAAREPEISDLAMCLMRMGARIEGIGTGTLRIEGGATLMPATHPIVPDRIEAGTYACAAAITGGTLHLQGAKMEHLGAVARVLRDAGVDVAETHTGLTVSRLNGLRGVDVVTEPFPGFATDMQAQFMALMCVAEGAAMITETIFENRFMHVPELMRMGARINFHGTSAIVRGVPKLAGAPVMATDLRASVSLILAGLAAEGETIVNRVYHLDRGYEHVEQKLAAVGADIARLPA